In the genome of Cryptomeria japonica chromosome 8, Sugi_1.0, whole genome shotgun sequence, one region contains:
- the LOC131857580 gene encoding uncharacterized protein LOC131857580, which yields MRVWKLLSILPSRGSILKNIDVLSKRAAAIWKPPPNAHYKMNFDGASRGNPGLAGVGMVIFDHHANIVQARCHAIGHQSNNFTKFNALSLGLDMAISLSIKDLVIEGDSMVTIQCVMKKKSNCWKLQYVLELILQQLAFFDSFLITHCFREINIIADFLANLAIDINANLWDINMEEIPPSLLKHLH from the coding sequence ATGAGGGTCTGGAAGCTATTATCTATTTTGCCTTCTCGTGGTTCCATTTTGAAAAACATAGATGTTTTATCAAAAAGAGCTGCAGCTATTTGGAAGCCTCCTCCTAATGCGCATTATaaaatgaattttgatggtgcttctcgtggaAACCCTGGTTTGGCAGgagtaggtatggtgatttttgaccATCATGCTAATATTGTACAAGCTAGATGTCATGCGATTGGGCATCAGTCCAATAACTTTACAAAATTTAATGCCCTGTCTCTGGGCTTAGACATGGCTATATCCTTGAGCATCAAGGATCTTGTAATTGAAGGGGACTCGATGGTAACTATCcaatgtgttatgaagaagaaatctaacTGTTGGAAATTACAATATGTTCTGGAGTTAATTTTACAACAATTGGCTTTCTTTGATTCCTTCTTGATCACTCATTGCTTCAGAGAAATTAACATTATAGCGGAttttttggcaaatttagccattgacatTAATGCAAATTTGTGGGATATAAATATGGAAGAGATCCCGCCTTCCCTTCTGAAACATTTGCATTAA